The DNA window CTGGCCCAGGCTGCCCCTTGTAGGTAGACCTCGGCACCAGGTCGACGAACGGAGCCCTGCCCCGCGTAGCGCACGCTCGTGTTCGCGGGGTCCCCCCAGTGAACATCCGCCATCGGCGGCGCTCGCTGTTCATCGTGAAGCTCCAGAGGCTCCGTTCGCGGCTTCCCCGGCGACGGCAGCCGAAAGCGCCCCGCAACGCAGACAACGAGCTTTTGGTGGTCGTCGACGTCGTACTGAAAGCAAGTACCCAACGCAAAGGGCGTCAGATTGTCGGAGGCATCAGGCAAAGGCATCGACACCTCGACGCATCGTCTTGGCGAACCGTATGGCTCCCGTGGCAAGTCATCATAGCGGAGGGGGCCACGGCCCCACCAGCGGCACCGGCAGGCTGGGATATCTCCTCACACCAGTCTTGTCCGAAGGAGCAGATCCGAAGCAAAAACCCCGGGCTCTCAAGGACTTGGATGGAGGACCACCCAATGGCTCTTGGACGTCAACCTCCTGCTCAATGGAAGCCCCGCGTCAGCCTTCCTGCCGTCTGCGCCCCCACCACTGCGCCACCTGTCCCCGATGCAATGACAGCTCATGTCCCACCAGCATCAGCGAGGCCACGGCGAAAGGCAGCAAGTAATAGATGACGCGGTACACCACCAGCGTGCCCAGCACCACCGCTCCAGGTACCTCCGGCGTCAGCGCCGCCAGAATCACCGAGTCGAACACCCCCAGCCCTCCCGGCACCTGACTCGCTATCCCCAACAACTGCGCCACCGCGAACAACGCCACCATGCTCGCTGGCTGAATCCCCGCGCCCGGCGGCAACAACACCCACAACACCATCGCCCCCAACGTCCAGTCCATGCAGGACACCGCCACCTGCGCCACCGCATGCCGCAACGTCGGCAACGACAACTCCACCCCCAACCTCGGCACCTTCAGCGTCCGCCTCACCCGCGCACACGCCACCAGGTACGCCCCCAACACCCCCAACATCCCCAATCCCAACCCTCGCGCCACCCCTGGCCTCAACGACAGCGCCGACATCGCCCCCTGCCCCGCATCCACCACCAGCGCCCCTCCCGCCACCGCCAACAACCCCGACCAGAACGTCAGCGCGTTGAACGTCCCCACCCGCGCCACATCCCACGCACTCAACCCGCGCGCCGAATACAGCCGGTAGCGAACCCCACCGCCCGTCAGGAACGACATCCCGATGTTGTGGCCAAACGCATAGCCAACGAATGACGCGAAGCCCACCTGCCGGTACGGCAACCGCCGCCCCAGGTGCCTCAACGCCAAGACGTCATACAGCGTCAACGCCAGGTAGTTGCTCGCCGCACACACCACCGCCCACGCGATGCGCTCGCGAGGAATCGACGTCAACGCCCGCATCATCGCCGCCGCGCTCAGCTCACGCAGCTCGTGCCGCATGACGACGAACGCCAACGACAACAACACCAACGGCAACAAGGCGAGGACCCCTCGCCTCAACAAGGCCCGGGACACCACTCCTCGAGACTGCTCACCCGCAGCCCTCGTCGCCCACGCAGGGCAACCAACCACTCAACGGACCGGCGGAACGAGCGCCTCCGCCGCGCCACACAAATCCTCCATGGCGAACGGCTTGTCCAACACCCTCGCCGCTCCCAACTGCGCCGCTTCCTGATGCAGCTGCGCATCCCCAAACGCCGTAATCAGGATGACCGGCGTCTTCCACCCCTCCCGCCGCAGCCGCGCCACCACCTCCAGGCCCGAATACCCAGGCATCCGTACATCCGTGATGATGAGGTCCGGCACCTGCGTCTGGCTCGCCAGCAATCCATCGATGATCGCCTGCACCAGCCCGGGCCCATCCGAGGCCTCCACCACCTCGTAGCCCCGACGCTTCAGCGCCCGATGCAGGAGCGCCCGCATCTCCGGCTGGTCCTCCGCCACCAACACCCGCGCCCGCCGCCCCGTCTCCGCCTCCACAGGCCACGGCCACTCACTCGACTGCGTCTGCTCCTCGTCGCGCTCCATCAAGTCGACTCCTATCAGCGAGGTGGGCTGCCCCCTCCCCTCGGGCCTCTCTTCTTCGAGGCCCCCAACAGGGTGAGGCGGTCCTGGAGCAGAGCATTCGACGTGCCACCTCATTCCCAGGCGCGAGCGGCAAAACGCCCCGGGGAGAATTGCCCCGAACGGGGCACTTTGCCCCGCCCCACTTCGCCCCCCTGCCCCCACCCTCAGAGGGAAGAGCCCCTCGCGAAGGCCCTGGCCCGACACCTGCACTAGACCACGAACATCGGTTCGGACGTGGGGCCTCGCGGAGCGAGCCCCAAGTAATGGTGCCGTCGGGAGTCGGGGGACGACCAGCGGCAGACCTTTCCACCTCCAGGGGGTGGCGCTTCACGTCCACCCCACGTCCGGGCCGAACCTTGAACCTTCAACCCCATGCCGCGGGCCGGATGTGTTTCGGCCGCACGGAGAACGAACGATGGCCTGCTCGCTCCCCTCTCGCCGCTTCCTTGGCGCCTTGGCTCTCCTGCCCGTCGCGACGCTGGGCTTCGCGTGTGGACAGGCACAGGCCCTGGGCGCTCCCAATCCCGCCGCCGTCACCGCGGCGGCCGCCACCACGCCCTCCGGCGTGCCCGTGCAGCAAGCCCGCTTCAACCCCGCCACCGCCGGCACCGTGACGTCGCTCGCGCCGCTGGTCGACTCCGTGAAGGGCGCCGTCGTCTACGTCGAGGTGCAATCCCGCCCCCGTCGCATGTCTGGCATTCAGGGCCTGCCGCCCGGCTTCGCGGAGCGCTTCGGCATGCCGCCCGGCATGGAGGGCAACTCGCAGCCTCGCCAGGGATTGGGCTCGGGCTTCATCATTGATTCCTCCGGCACCGTCCTCACCAACAACCACGTGGTGGAAGACGCGGACGTCGTGCGCGTGAAGCTGCAGGACGGACGCTCCTTCGAGGCCGAGGTGCTGGGCCGGGACCCGCTCACCGACGTGGCCCTGCTCAAGCTCAAGGGCGCGCCCGGCAACCTGCCGTCCGTGCCGCTGGGTGACTCGGACGCGGTGCGCGTGGGCGACGCGGTGATGGCCATCGGCAACCCGTTCGGCCTGGACTACAGCGTCAGCGCCGGCATCCTCTCCGCTCGCGCCCGCAACATCCACGCGGGCCCCTACGACGACTTCCTCCAGACGGACGCGGCCATCAACCCCGGCAACTCCGGCGGCCCGCTGTTCAACATGCGCGGTGAGGTCATCGGCATGAACACCGCCATCATCGGCGGCGCCAGCGGCATCGGCTTCGCCGTGCCCAGCAAGCTCATCCAGGCGCTGCTGCCCCAGCTCCAGGAGACGGGCGTCGTGCGCCGCGGCTGGCTGGGCCTGGCCATCCAGGACCTCACGCCCGAGCTGGCGCGTGCCCTCAAGGTGGACGCCAACAAGGGCGCGGTGGTCGCGGGCGTCAACCGCGGTGGCCCGGGCGACCGGGGCGGCCTGCGCGAAGAGGACATCATCACCTCCGTCGGTGGCCGCGCGGTGGACTCCGCCGGAGCCCTCACCCGCGCCGTGGCGCTGCTCAAGCCCGACAGCCGCGTGAAGGTGGAGCTGATGCGCGGCGGCAAGCCCCTGACGCTGGACGTGACGCTGGGCACGCGCCCGGCCCAGCGCGGCGAGGAAGAAATCGCTCCGCGCAACGCGCCCTCTCCCACCACGCGCAAGCTGGGCATCGGCCTGCGCGACGCGGAGGGGTCCGGCGCTCAAATCACCGCGGTGGAGCCCGGCAGCCCCGCCGAGCGCGCCGGACTGATGCCCGGCATGGTGCTGGTGCAGGTGGGTGACGGCAAGGTG is part of the Myxococcus landrumus genome and encodes:
- a CDS encoding response regulator, with the protein product MERDEEQTQSSEWPWPVEAETGRRARVLVAEDQPEMRALLHRALKRRGYEVVEASDGPGLVQAIIDGLLASQTQVPDLIITDVRMPGYSGLEVVARLRREGWKTPVILITAFGDAQLHQEAAQLGAARVLDKPFAMEDLCGAAEALVPPVR
- a CDS encoding lysylphosphatidylglycerol synthase domain-containing protein; its protein translation is MSRALLRRGVLALLPLVLLSLAFVVMRHELRELSAAAMMRALTSIPRERIAWAVVCAASNYLALTLYDVLALRHLGRRLPYRQVGFASFVGYAFGHNIGMSFLTGGGVRYRLYSARGLSAWDVARVGTFNALTFWSGLLAVAGGALVVDAGQGAMSALSLRPGVARGLGLGMLGVLGAYLVACARVRRTLKVPRLGVELSLPTLRHAVAQVAVSCMDWTLGAMVLWVLLPPGAGIQPASMVALFAVAQLLGIASQVPGGLGVFDSVILAALTPEVPGAVVLGTLVVYRVIYYLLPFAVASLMLVGHELSLHRGQVAQWWGRRRQEG
- a CDS encoding Do family serine endopeptidase, which encodes MACSLPSRRFLGALALLPVATLGFACGQAQALGAPNPAAVTAAAATTPSGVPVQQARFNPATAGTVTSLAPLVDSVKGAVVYVEVQSRPRRMSGIQGLPPGFAERFGMPPGMEGNSQPRQGLGSGFIIDSSGTVLTNNHVVEDADVVRVKLQDGRSFEAEVLGRDPLTDVALLKLKGAPGNLPSVPLGDSDAVRVGDAVMAIGNPFGLDYSVSAGILSARARNIHAGPYDDFLQTDAAINPGNSGGPLFNMRGEVIGMNTAIIGGASGIGFAVPSKLIQALLPQLQETGVVRRGWLGLAIQDLTPELARALKVDANKGAVVAGVNRGGPGDRGGLREEDIITSVGGRAVDSAGALTRAVALLKPDSRVKVELMRGGKPLTLDVTLGTRPAQRGEEEIAPRNAPSPTTRKLGIGLRDAEGSGAQITAVEPGSPAERAGLMPGMVLVQVGDGKVGSASEAASILSSAKSGAALLLRVRAPDSDSTVLRALEVP